The Chloroflexota bacterium DNA segment GTGGGCTCCGACGAGAGAGACCGCACGGCGGTCTCTCTTCCGGTTCAGAGCAGGCGCACGGCACAGTCGTCAGCGGGGCGAAGAGGGTCGAGCTGGCGAGGCGTGATGGTCGGCATGTTGGACCGACATCGGGACGCCCCCGAGTCGCAGTGTACCGTCCCGGCGAGAGATCCGCGCGGGCAACAATGCACGAGTTCGTGCAGGGGTGATTGAGGGCGATGGCAAAGCAGAGGTTTGAGCGGACCAAGCCGCACGTAAACGTCGGGACGATCGGGCACGTCGACCACGGGAAGACGACGCTGACGGCGGCGATCACGAAGGTGCTGGCGATGCAGGGGGCGGCGA contains these protein-coding regions:
- the tuf gene encoding elongation factor Tu (EF-Tu; promotes GTP-dependent binding of aminoacyl-tRNA to the A-site of ribosomes during protein biosynthesis; when the tRNA anticodon matches the mRNA codon, GTP hydrolysis results; the inactive EF-Tu-GDP leaves the ribosome and release of GDP is promoted by elongation factor Ts; many prokaryotes have two copies of the gene encoding EF-Tu), with product MAKQRFERTKPHVNVGTIGHVDHGKTTLTAAITKVLAMQGAA